One Osmerus eperlanus chromosome 24, fOsmEpe2.1, whole genome shotgun sequence DNA window includes the following coding sequences:
- the nlgn1 gene encoding neuroligin-1, whose amino-acid sequence MTTAVKPTAPASSLIPAPVSPVTQSPCPYHLMDESTRAQKIHLRSYERNRSFCRFLGRFLSTGDQAAKGNYGLLDQIQALRWTSENIAYFGGDPLRITVFGSGAGASCVNLLTLSHYSEGNRWSNSTKGLFQRAIAQSGTALSSWAVSFQPAKYARMLARKVGCNLQDTLDLVECLQKKHYKELVEQDIQPARYHIAFGPVIDGDVIPDDPQILMEQGEFLNYDIMLGVNQGEGLKFVELIVDNENGVQANDFDYAVSSFVDDLYGYPEGKDILRETIKFMYTDWADRHNPETRRKTLLALFTDHQWVAPAVATADLHSSFGSPTYFYAFYHHCQTEQVPPWADAAHGDEIPYVFGLPMIGPTELFPCNFSKNDVMLSAVVMTYWTNFAKTGDPNQPVPQDTKFIHTKPNRFEEVAWTRYNQKDQLYLHIGLKPRVKEHYRANKVNLWLELVPHLHSLNEVTQLIPTTTKVPQPESPPKPPKKAPVTKRPNPTFFPTETHDSHNQPVLLDQRDYSTELSVTIAVGASLLFLNILAFAALYYKKDKRRHDVHRRCSPQRSTANDLAHTQEEEIMSLQMKHTDLEHECRGDPMHPHEVVLRTACPPDYTLAMRRSPDDIPLMTPNTITMIPSTMQGLQSLHNFNSYPGAGQNNTLPHPHSHSTTRV is encoded by the exons GGTTCCTGAGCACAGGGGACCAGGCCGCCAAGGGGAACTACGGCCTCCTGGACCAGATCCAGGCCCTGAGGTGGACCAGCGAGAACATCGCCTACTTCGGAGGAGACCCCCTGCGGATCACCGTGTTCGGGTCCGGGGCCGGGGCTTCCTGCGTCAACCTGCTCACCCTGTCCCACTACTCTGAGGGGAACCGCTGGAGCAACTCTACCAAAG gTCTGTTTCAGAGGGCCATCGCCCAAAGTGGCACGGCCCTCTCCAGCTGGGCCGTGAGTTTCCAGCCCGCCAAGTACGCCCGCATGCTGGCCAGGAAGGTGGGCTGCAACCTGCAGGACACGCTGGACCTGGTGGAGTGCCTTCAGAAGAAGCACTACAAGGAGCTTGTGGAGCAGGACATCCAGCCGGCGCGCTACCACATCGCCTTCGGCCCCGTCATCGACGGCGACGTCATCCCCGACGACCCGCAGATCCTGATGGAGCAGGGCGAGTTCCTCAACTATGACATCATGCTGGGCGTCAACCAGGGAGAGGGCCTGAAGTTCGTGGAGCTCATCGTGGACAACGAGAATGGCGTGCAGGCCAACGACTTTGACTACGCCGTGTCCAGCTTCGTGGACGACCTGTACGGCTACCCGGAAGGGAAGGACATCCTCCGGGAGACCATAAAGTTCATGTACACCGACTGGGCCGACCGCCACAACCCggagacgaggaggaagacCCTGCTGGCGCTGTTCACCGATCACCAGTGGGTGGCGCCGGCCGTGGCCACCGCCGACCTCCACTCCAGCTTCGGCTCGCCGACGTACTTCTACGCCTTCTACCACCACTGTCAGACGGAGCAGGTGCCGCCGTGGGCCGACGCGGCGCACGGCGACGAGATCCCCTACGTGTTCGGCCTGCCCATGatcggacccaccgagctgttCCCCTGCAACTTCTCCAAGAACGACGTGATGCTCAGCGCCGTGGTGATGACCTACTGGACCAACTTCGCCAAGACCGG CGACCCCAACCAGCCAGTGCCTCAGGACACCAAGTTCATCCACACCAAGCCCAACCGCTTCGAGGAGGTGGCCTGGACACGCTACAACCAGAAGGACCAGCTCTACCTCCACATCGGGCTGAAGCCTCGCGTCAAAGAGCACTACCGCGCCAACAAGGTCAACCTGTGGCTGGAACTGGtgcctcacctccacagcctCAACGAGGTCACCCAGctcatccccaccaccaccaaggtGCCCCAGCCCGAGTCGCCTCCCAAGCCCCCCAAGAAGGCTCCGGTCACCAAGCGGCCCAACCCCACGTTCTTCCCCACGGAGACCCACGACAGCCACAACCAGCCCGTGCTGCTCGACCAGAGGGACTACTCGACGGAGCTGAGCGTCACCATCGCCGTGGgcgcctccctcctcttcctcaacaTCCTGGCTTTCGCCGCCCTCTACTACAAGAAGGACAAGCGGCGGCACGACGTCCACCGGCGCTGCAGCCCCCAGCGGAGCACGGCCAACGACCTGGCGCacacccaggaggaggagatcatGTCCCTGCAGATGAAGCACACGGACCTGGAGCACGAGTGCCGCGGGGACCCCATGCACCCCCACGAGGTGGTTCTGAGAACTGCCTGCCCGCCCGACTACACGTTGGCCATGCGGCGCTCGCCGGACGACATCCCCCTCATGACCCCCAACACCATCACCATGATCCCGAGCACCATGCAGGGCCTGCAGTCCCTGCACAACTTCAACAGCTACCCGGGCGCTGGGCAGAACAACACGCTGCCACACCCGCATTCACACTCCACCACCAGGGTATAA